The genomic interval TTTGCGAGGGTCAAACAGCTCGCCTCCAGGAACACTGGACAGGACCAGGTCCGTGTGATCTGGCTCGTAGTTAACATTGACCTCGATCTCCTCGGGGTCGACTGGCTCTGGGGTCGCCCGGTCCTCTTCGGTGGTAACCTCTGAGCAGACGGAACAGAAACATATGACAGCTGCAGATTAAACTGAAGGTCAGCAACACGGTCGGCACCATGAAAGCATGcctttaaaaaaattgttttccATATGTGACTTTATCCACCATGTCACGCATATCAGGTTTGCATGACAAACCTGCGACAGAGCCAAATAAGTACACATAATTGTAATATGGAAACCAGTTGCAAATATGTTTGCCGTAACTGGCCTTCAGCAGAAAAAGTGGCTCTGTGCAAACACTAACAACTGGGCTACAAGCAGAAACGTTGGATTAAAGACTGTGGTGCCGAAGGTCCCATTCATTGATGCTAGCACATTTTAATCTTCTGATCGGTTTCTAAATGTGGGTTTGTATGACACAGTAAACTGTCACGTCTTTAACCCTAGACCTCATTCACAAACACTATGGGTGCTTCTCGTGTtgcttatttgatagctccttgACTCCTCGGTCCTAGGcagaaccggaagttgttctgtccctcctcggtgaaggccgtctcaaaagGAGGGATCGtcgaggatacacgagagcagcttTCCCAGAAGCtgtgcagctgaaagccgttACTAACTCCGCCCATTCAGCCAACGTATTTACGTTACgcttcagagaaaaaaaaggaggtcTTATCTctataaaacacatttcctcagttcctctctcctcccatgatttccttgCATCCTTCTTGTGCCTCCTcgttgggagggactaagacacgaggaagggaggcaagcgGAGGAGtcaaggaggcaatttaagcgaCATGAGAAGCACCTTAGGACTTGACTTGTTGAGTCATGTCACTTAACCCGCTGCCTTGTAAAACATATACTAAATATGAGTTTAGTGAATCCCTGCAGCCGTCTAGTCTCTGATCCTTCAACCTCCACTCACCAGCAGTAACATCGCAGATTATACCACAGTCATCACTGGTGATGATCACCACTTCTTCCTCACAACAGTCCAATTCCTGAATGGGTAGCAGGGCCAGTGGGGACACGCTTGTAGACTTGGCAACGGTCATCTGTGCAGATGGGGTAGCCTGTATTTTCTCTGTCTTGATAGAGTCTCCTTTTGGGCTGCCCTTTAAGGGGTTCACATCAGGCAAGGTGGCAATGCCATTTTCCACGAGGAACTCCTCAAGGTCCATGTACTCAAGGTGAAAGTTTTCACCGTCATAGGGAATGGTTTTCTCCCAAATAGCGGGGGTCAGGGCGGCTGACGGACCCATATCGCTTTCGCCTTCAACCAGGTCGAAATTGTCTCCCAGACCCAGCTTTTCCTTGTCGGTGTCTGAAACAGAAAAGATACAAGTTAGGATCTAAGAAAGATAGCATTCACAGGCATTTTGTAAACGCATTTGGCATGACCCAAAAGGCAGTTTTGTGTCTAATGTTATGAGGGTCAACAGTaaaactactcaagtaaagCACAGTTGAGAGTTCAACCCcatgtttgtttttcctctccgAAGAAACTCCATTCAGAAAAGGTCCCTCAGGCACCAAAACCCAACCACCGAGTTTTTGTTGTAACTTTCAACAGTAAAGTGACCAGTGCAAATTGCTGCTTTCAAACAGTGAACCACTTTAAAACAACAGCTCAGTGTTTTGGGGAGCTTCGTTTTTCCTCTTCACAGGGTCACAGATATGAAAGAAGTCTTGTGTGTACAATGTGCTCAAAATAAAGTGCATGGTGTGCACAATTTAGTATCGTTGCACATATGTTAAAACACATTGAGAATACCATCTCTCGGCTACTTGGTGCgatacctttttattttcacgTGATTTCGACTTTTTTTTCAGCTGAACTCGTGTTTGACCCATGGACTGTATACAAATAAATTGACCAAACGTTACAGCTGCATCGTTCGTTCCTTCCTCTTTTTCCACGTACTGCACTTACCGTCGTCGCCGTCCAGAATATTCGGCGGAGGCATTTCCATTATCTTCTTTAAAACCCCATGGAATGAACTCGGTGGACCCGTGGCCGTTTCCGGTGTGAGGTTAGCTGGCTCTCCCGACATTTTCCGCCTTGTTGTTACGTTAGAACGTAATAACTGAAAAATAAGCTAGCTCCGCTGTTGTTCTGCTCGATAACGCTAGCTACTAGATGTTTAGCCGGTTCCACCACCGTCATAGGGTGTGTTTGTAATGATTTTAAATCAACAAAATCCCCTTTCGCGTGTGGAAACCTCAGTCAATGCATCCCCGACAGCTCTCTGCGATGGTCCACTGCTTCAGAAAATTATATAGGTCATCTGGAGGTTTTTGGTATTCGGAACAAGCCGTACCTCCTCTTCATTAAGGTCCACCCAGCCTTGTGTTGATAGGCTGGCCTGCTCCTCGTTTTATATGGAGGGCGGGAATTCGAGTGAGGAGCCAATAGCGGTAAATCAAGGTAACTCCCCCTCCACTTTTTCATTTATGGAGGAAAACAGAACAGGATGTACTGCATTTGATCTGGTTCTAATGGAAGTAGGCTTCATCCTGTTTTCTTTGATGGATGAATACATTTATATGCATGGTTCATCCAATGTTCTCTCAAATGTGTTTATCTTTGTCACTAAATGGGTTATTCAGTCTGTTTACATACCACCACTGGGACGATAAATTGTAAAAGGCAGCTCTGCACACTATGGTGCACACCTATGTGTTTTAATGATGGGAGAGGGGTGTTGTGAGTGCATGCATAAGCTCAGCGAAGGTTGACATTAAACTAATGACACAAACTATTCCAGAAATATTATCCATAAGTATGCATTTCAAGTCAAAAATGCCCTGAATTTGGGGcgcgggttcaaatccgacctgttgCCCATTACTGCTtgtcgtcccccatctctctccccctttccagtctatccactgtcactgtatattaaagggaaaaggccccccccccccaaaaaaaaaatgcaaaaaaaaaaaaatgccctgACTTAccgctttttttccccaagtcaACCATTACACATTATACAAGTTGTTGTACTGTAAGCTTTAAACTTTAGGGGCTGTTCAAAGGTGTCATCATATAATATGATTCTTGTATGTCATATAGTCCATGtgacctagctaacaggtgccTGGCTGTATGACaggacacagcagcacacacaggcTTTTTTGACTCTCATATAAATGCATTTCAACACTAtgtaaaatgtccaaaatgCCATTTCCTTGTGTGGCAAAGTTAATAAAAAGTAAACGTATTTCTCTAAAaacaagcaccatcatatcgtCAGCCTGACTGTGCAGTTTTGTACAAAAATGACTATTCTGAAAAGCCAAGATTTCACTGACTTGTCAACTTACACCAGATtcacatcttttttttcatataatatatataaatattttgctGCAAACGTCCTGGTGTTGACGGGGTtaaaaaatcaaaatcaaatatgTCCAAAGAGTTTTGGACACAATTTAAATCGTTTGTAACCTAACTACTGCAGCAGTATGAATTCATAATTGTTACCTCATTATCTGTTCGATATTGGCAACTTTTTGTGGGGTTCTTTAGGAGCTActttcacaaaaaacacactaaaTATTTAGCATAGGCCCTACCTTCTGCACCTTGATGTCACAGGTGTCACCCATGACTGTCACCCGTCACCACGCCACTTTCCCAGCCCCACGACCACTAAAGACTTTTCTTTTAAAAGGTGCTTGCAAATTAAATACTGAGCACACTAAACTGCTACAGTATAGGTATAGCTACAGTCTGTCGGAGCTGTAAGGCAAACATAGGCATGGTTTCTAAGGGATGTTTAGGCTAATTTTATCCCGCTAACCTTTGGATGCCAACTCAAACCAAGAAGCAGACCCCTGCGCCCAACAAGTACCCAGTTATTTGCAGACATTTCGGCAACTGTTTAAAATCCCCTTCCTTGCATAAAAAGAAACTTTTAAGTCCCATGCTGCATGTTCCTTGAATCAaaactcccaacacacacacttcgcCGTTTGATTTGACAGCCACTTACCATTATCGTCGAAGTTCGGGAGATTATCAATAAGAGCCCTTAACATCTCCGGGATCTCTGTAGTCATGTTTTCCCCTGTTATATTGCCTATTATAGGTCAATGAATATTTCACAGCTGTTCCGAAACTCACAAAAAGCAATGTTAGAATAAAATGAAAAGGGCCCGACTGAGGCTTGCAGTAGCACTCATGAAACGTTGCGATTATCAAACCTTTAAGAGGTTATATAGCCTACACTATGAACTCTGTACCCATTTCTAATCGCCCCTCCCACTCAGCTCCCCAGCAACCAATCAGCAGCGTGCTTTCCCCCCAGCAATCGACGGAAATAGCGCCGATTGGTCAGTTAGTGAGTTCATCAGAGCGGTGACAGCCAATATTGAGCCGCTTCTGAAATACAGACAGTGAAAAAACCTATTGACCCTGAATGCAGCAGACTGTTATCAAACAGGTTACGCAATGATGAGCAGCCTACTAAATAATAACATAttaaacactatatgtagctcTTCCCAACTCGTCGGTCTCTACGAGAAACTGTAGGTCATTTGGTGAGTTTTAAAACGATAGCCTACTATGCAAATATAACCAATTAATAACATACAATTAACTAGCCTATTACATTATTAAAGTCATACCGTAGTAGGCAATATTGGAAAACCCAACCTACAATATGCTAACTTTAAGCTTATAAACATTTAAGTCCCAATTGAAATAGTACTTCCCTAAAATGTCAACCAGTCCcccaaaaaatgtgttttg from Perca fluviatilis chromosome 21, GENO_Pfluv_1.0, whole genome shotgun sequence carries:
- the tefa gene encoding TEF transcription factor, PAR bZIP family member a isoform X2, coding for MTTEIPEMLRALIDNLPNFDDNDTDKEKLGLGDNFDLVEGESDMGPSAALTPAIWEKTIPYDGENFHLEYMDLEEFLVENGIATLPDVNPLKGSPKGDSIKTEKIQATPSAQMTVAKSTSVSPLALLPIQELDCCEEEVVIITSDDCGIICDVTAEVTTEEDRATPEPVDPEEIEVNVNYEPDHTDLVLSSVPGGELFDPRKHKFSEDDLKPQPMIKKAKKVFVPEEQKDDKYWQRRNKNNVAAKRSREARRLKENQITVRAAFLERENAALRTEVAELRKECGHHKNTASRYEAKFGPL
- the tefa gene encoding TEF transcription factor, PAR bZIP family member a isoform X1 → MSGEPANLTPETATGPPSSFHGVLKKIMEMPPPNILDGDDDTDKEKLGLGDNFDLVEGESDMGPSAALTPAIWEKTIPYDGENFHLEYMDLEEFLVENGIATLPDVNPLKGSPKGDSIKTEKIQATPSAQMTVAKSTSVSPLALLPIQELDCCEEEVVIITSDDCGIICDVTAEVTTEEDRATPEPVDPEEIEVNVNYEPDHTDLVLSSVPGGELFDPRKHKFSEDDLKPQPMIKKAKKVFVPEEQKDDKYWQRRNKNNVAAKRSREARRLKENQITVRAAFLERENAALRTEVAELRKECGHHKNTASRYEAKFGPL